Below is a genomic region from Lepidochelys kempii isolate rLepKem1 chromosome 5, rLepKem1.hap2, whole genome shotgun sequence.
tctgtcattgaactgttacgggaattactacggagaagttcaaccttagtgtggacaagaagacgcacaagctagtttcgaaacggtgaaagacttgattgttcatagtccagtacttgcactgttcagtcctgcattgccctcagttgtaactactgatgcttctgattatggccTTGGGGCTGTTGTCACACAACTGcgtgaggacaacacagagaggacgcTTGCGTTTGGTTCAAGGagactaagtaatgctgagaggaaatattctacagtccaaaaagaagcacttgcttgtgtctgggctatgGAAAGATGGAGAACTTACCCGTGGGGCCGCaggttcaagttgcgcacagaccacagccctttgacgacgttgctcaccacgaaaggactgggaagagcaggatatagTATTGCTCGAGGGTCTGCAGGACTACTCTCTTTCagttatgaactggaatataagcctggaaaccaaaacgTGGTCGccgattgcctttctcgcctgcctttgccttcaccagatggtccaccggaggatgaggatgtcgtggttgcgcttattacaagtgctctcactgcagttacaagagaacgaTTTCAAGCtacttgttcagcgtgtccaattcaacaaaaactacaggaatttctgacaaagagatggcccagtcaccctaaaaaccttgacccggttttgctgccttattttagagttcaggatgaactttgtttgatggctgtgtgctaccaggtacacaccggctccttgtgccagaagaattacagtcaaaactcatacacctggcacacgatactcatccaGGAATTGTCCAaaccaaacaacgactacgggatctgtattggtggccagggatggactctcaaactgaagcagtcataaaatcctgtgtcacttgccaaatgcatgataagagagcagtgacatgtacccctccattacagcctgttcctcttcctgaatctgcatgggaaaaagtggcaattgacattgtaggaccctttgatactgctccaattgactgccattatgccatcatcttaatagactatttcagtaaatggcctgaggtagcgtttacatcgcaaatctcttctgctacagtaattaagttcctctcttcagtttttagcagggaaggtaaccccaaagaactggtttcagataatggtcgtcaatttacttccctggagtttgaaacttttctagcacagaggaacattttatacagaaggtcatccctatagtACCCTCAAGCCAGTAGGGAAATTGAATgatttaacagaagtttgaaagagagtttgcaaatggctaaactggaagggcgattgtggatacccttcacaactgatttcttgcaagcataccgggctacacgacatgccaccaCGCAAAGATCGcctgcagagttactgcatgggaaacagatgaatactaaactgaacattgttggattgttaaaggcacgacctgatgccccaaccgaggatgatgtcagaaaaacagttgaacagaaccaagcaaagtctaaggctttcacagacaagcggcggggtgctaagcaaccaaagtttgagtgtggttccttcgtgagaatacgaaaacctggagctttacgcaaaggggaccataaattcacagctcctcttaaaatcatagaaaagaagggaccttacacctatcgactttctgatgggcgagtatggaatgcttcttatcttgcacctgcctatgcaccaagaggagattatgccaacgcCCAGTCTGCATGGGATGACTTCACCGTggtaccaacacaacaagacattgacctggaaccggggcttgagagacggcctgtcagacccagatgaccacctgtctggactagagactaggttatgtagtatctacagtgttttcagtgtcatatttctgccaacagtatagtgtcttgtttcatatttgttcctgtggttagaacaataatgtttattttaattgggagagtttcttaagagaggcgtgaatgtggtgtttagatgttgcttgtaattattagaattgggagctctggctgttgggagtctgaaaggacaggaatcaggaaggagcggggaggagttgagaggctgggagaaaactaccgagggtgcagcagcagcttggtaaagaggtttccacttcaaaaataaagtcctgttgaagcttgttagtaccttgcctggttgatacaacagcATTACGGGGCTGTTCTCCACGGTCGGGAGGGTCCCTGTCCCCCTAGGGCCCTGCTGGGGTGGATGAGTGAGCCCAGTTCTTGAGTCGCCCTCCCGGCCCCACCCTGCCTTGCTGGCACGTGCCCGTCGGCCTATGCGTCCGGCCAGGCTCACGCTGTCTGTCCCCTGCAGACTGGCAGGTTTCCCAGCATCTGCAGCAGGCGTCCCGAGCGCACGAGGCCGAGAGCAGCCGCCTCTCCCAGCAAGTCAGCACCAAGGGGGCGACCCTGGCGCAGACGGCGAGGGAGCTGGAGCAGACGGCGAGGGAGCTGGAGCAGACGGCGAGGGAGCTGGAGCAGGCCAGGCGGGAGCTGGAGCTGATGCGGCAGGAGGAGAACAGCACCCAGGAGCAGCTGCGAGAGCGGGAGGCCGCGTTAGAGGGAACGAAGGAGGAGCTGGCGAGGGTacaggaggagaagagagaaattAAAGAGAAGCTGAACCAAACGGAGAGCGCCCTGTCCAGCATCCGCCCCTGCGAGCAAACAGGTACTGGGTTCCCGGGGTGGGGGTCACTGgggcaccccaccccccagcagggaCAGCTGAGCTCTGGGGCGGGGGAGCACCCAGGGCCAGGGCCGTGCTGCAGCAAGTGGCTCTGGTCATTCAGGAGGGGCAGCTCTTCCCCCAGGCAGTGCTGGCCCCCAGGTCTGCATGGtgcaggggagtgtgtgtgtattgatggcgagggcggggtgggggcggcaATCAGTGCTGGAGACGAGACAGAAAACCCCGGGTGGTGGGCACTGGCTGGTTCCATGGAATAAGAGTTGGGACGTGAACCCGTTGTCCTGGCCCAGTTCCAACCAGCTCCCCTAAATCCCCCTGCTGTTTCAGCTGTTAAACACgctgcatcccaccccagaggtggctgcgtctCAGGGGTGCACGAAGCAATGCCTGCCACATGTAGCCTGTCTAACGGTTTATCTGTAGACACAAGCTAGGATCTTTGGAGAAAGGGTGCTGGCCAAATACAAACTATGAACATGCTAATTAGTCAGCCGAGCTCCCATGATTCAGTCTGGCTAAGAGATAACACCTGGACTAACTGAATTCGGGCTGCTTCTCCACCACTGAGCTCTGCTTGCACCcccctgctctccctgcccccacccccccgatctGCTGGCGCTCCTCAGACCCGACCTGCAGCCCCACAATCCAGGTCCAGGCCTCTCTCCCATGTGTTCAGAAGTGGGCGACGCGCACAAACAGCCCATGGGGCCCAGCACACAACGGCCCGTTCGCCTTTGGGACTTCTTGTAGCAAATGCCCACACACGGGGCAGGTTGAGTCATATTTTGTGCCCATGACGCGCTTGGTGCTTCAACCACCCCAGGCAAAGAAACTATCCCAGGCAATAAAAAATGAGATCAGCTTCCCTGAGGCTGCCCCTGCCAGTCCTGGCCCGGGCTCCCAGGCAGGCGAGCTGGGCGACTCTCCAGCCGGGGCTCTGGTGCGGTGGAGACACCCAGGGCCCTGCACCCTCGCCAAGGGCAGAATCCCAGCCCTGAGGACGACGCACCATCGCAGACAGCCTGGGGCCTCGCCAACGGGCAGAGCGGGGCACGGGGAGGAGGCGGCTGCCAGGTGACACGGGCAGCGCGTCGCCGTCTGCTCACACGGAACAAGGAGCTCTGTCAGAACGAGGGAAACAGCCCGATCCCTAGAAGGGCTCAGTCTGTCCGCGCATCACTGCCCAGCCCTCCGGCCAGAGCTGTAACGGAGCAGTGTCCACGTCCTCACGGTGGCTGAatccccgggggtgggggagagcaaaagGACAGGGAGATGCCGCTCGTTTACCCCACCAGGGAAATGTTGAACCCCATGAACAGTTACACTTGTATCTGAGCCCTGGActcagctcccagcctgccccaaaCCCTCGagaaccctccccccccgccctccacctGCTCGgagcagctcctggggcagccTGGAGTCTGGGGGAGTGTGAGCCCCTGGGGAGGGACCAGGCCTTCTTTGTACGGCCCAGGGCATGAGCCTGTTAGCTGAACTCAGGGCCAGGAGCGCCTCTGAGCCTCTCACTCCCTCTTCCCTCCAGGCTGCTGCCCGGCAGACTGGGTGTTGTACAGAGGAAAGTGCTTGTTCGTCTCGAAGGAGGAGAAGACTTGGGAAGAAAGCAAGAAAGACTGCAAAGGGAACTCTGCTCGGCTTCTTATCACCAAATCCTGGGACTCGAGGGCAATGCCGGTACGGTACATGCACGGCCGGAGCGAGCGCGGCCGGAACACTGCGTAAAGAGGGGGTGTCTccaggctgggcggggggggcgtTGGCAAATAGGcaggggctcagagaagagcaatggcaatgatccaggggctggaggagcgttaccagctcaccttctccactgagcagCGCACCCGCACTGTCCTGGATTGTTCTTTTGTGTCTGACAGATTTGAAGAACCCCCCTTCCtgttgtctctaacattccttgccagctgtaactcgttccttgccttggctttcctgattttgtccctacatgcttgcaCTATTGCCACGTCCACTCTCTTGGAGCCGTGCCCCGCCCTCCGTTCCCTGGATTTGTCCCTATGGGTTTGTAGAGAGCTAGAAAGCTCCTCGTGTAGCCACATTGGCCTCCTGCcgctcctcttctctctcctctgcctccGAATAGCCTGAGTGTTACAGCTCTtaggaactgccagcccccttcgactccttctctcccctccacaggaCCCTGCCTGCGATTTGGCTGACTCCGCTGAAATCcgcctttctgaagtccagtgtccttgttttgctgttctcgTGTCCTCCTTTCCTTAGGGTCTTGAATTCCATCAGATCATGGTCACTTCCTCCCAAGCTCCCGCCCACCTTCACGGTCGCAACTGGTTCATCCCTGTTGGTCAACACCAGATCCAACATGGATGACCCCCTCGTTGTTTGCTCAACTCCTCCTGAATCAGAAAACTGTCCCCTACACGTGCTAAGAACTTGCATGTTATGGCTTGTTGTAACAGTCTTACAACAGATGCCAGggaagttaaaatcccccattaatacGAGCTCATGCGTGTTAGCTAATCCTGTTACCTGCTTGTGGAATGACTTGTCCACTTCCTCGTCCTGATCTGGTGTCTATAACAGACAACGCCCATCCATAAGATCTCTGCTGTTCTTTTCCCTTGTTATCCTCACCCAGAGACTCTCCATAGTTCTGCCACGTACTTCGCCTCGCGGCAAGTGTGCACGTTCCTGACCTACAGCAAACACCTCCTCCTTTGTCCCCATATCTGTCCTTCTGGAACAAGCTCTATCCCTCAGTGCTGGTACTCGAGTCATGGGAGCTGTCCCACTAAGTCCCCTTAATGCCAATTGAGTCATAATTTTCTTCATAGGCCATGACTTCTagtcagggccggattaactctcctgtgggcccggggCTATTAGATATTGTGGGGTCCCTGTAAACAAGTCTTCtttctggaagggagtttggtgcaggaggggctggggcagggggttggggtgcagaagggggtgcggggtctgggagggagttggggtgtaggagggggattctgatctggggcagggggttggggtgcggggtctgggagggagttgaggtccaggagggggattctgatctggggcaggggttggggtgcgggagggggtgcggggtctgggagggagttggggtccaggagggggattctgatctggggcagggggttggggtgcaggagggtgtgcggggtctgggagggagttggggtgcaggagggggattctgatctggggcagggggttggggtgcatggtctgggagggagttgaggtgcagcagggggattctcatctggggcaggggttggggtgcaggagggtgtgcggggtctgggagggagttggggtgcaggagggggattctgatctgaggcagggggttggggtgcgggctctgggagggagttggggtccaggaggggattctgatctggggtagggggttggggtgcggaagggggtgcggggtctgggagggagttgagATGCAGcagggggattctgatctggggcagggggttggggtgcgggctctgggagggagttggggtgcaggagggggattctgatctggggcagggggttggggtgcggggtctgggagggagttgaggtgcagcagggggattctgatctggggcagggggttggggtgcaggagggttgcggggtctgggagggagttggggtgcagcagggggattctgatctggggcagggggttggggtgcggggtctgggagggagttggggtgcaggagggggattctgatctggggcagggggttggggtgcgggctctgggagggagttggggtgcaggagggggattctgatctggggcagggggttggggtgcggggtctgggagggagttgaggtgcagcagggggattctgatctggggcagggggttggggtgcaggagggggtgcggggtctgggagggagttggggtgcaggagggggattctgatctggggcagggggttggggtgcggggtctgggagggagttggggtgcaggggtggattctgatctggggcagggggttggggtgcgggagggggtgtgaggtgcaggctccagccgggAGGCACTTACTACAGGCGGCTCCCGCCCGGCGGCACAGCTGGGCTCAGGCTGCCTGCTGTGGCCCCACggcgctcccggaagtggccggctgcTAGCACGTCTCCGCGGCCCCTGCGGGGAAGGGGACAGTgtgtctccgtgcgctgcccgCGTCCGCAAGCGCCGTCcccgtggctcccactggccagttCCCAGCCTCCGCTCTAGCCAGGGAGCGCTGGGCTGGTCCGGGCCTGCAGGTCTGTTGTATTGATTTAGAGGGAGTGTACcagcccaaagagtcaaaggtgttaacacgaccctgtcactgtccagcATTGAACAGTTTTAAACAACGTTCAGGGTTTGGTCTACAGAGACCTCGGCCTGCTGAGTGCCCCGGCAAACACCCCATTCAACAGCCTCTTAACCTttcattaaagatacagaaaagggggaaaaacagttaaagccttTGGAATTAAAGTATTATGTAAGGCTTGCATTtgaacaacatcccttgttccctttcctttcagctggagagagtttttaaaaagaacctgTCTCCcttttgacagtctcttagatgagCAGctgtcaacctttccagacttctgcgcccctttcaggagtctgatttatcttgcgtacccccaagttgcacctcacttaaaaactacttaaatacaaaatcagacataaaaatacagacatggcaCAGCTCACTAGTCCTGACAAATTtcgactttctcatttttaccatataattataaaataaatccactggaatataaatattgtactgacATTTTGGTGTATCGCATACAGTGCAGTACAAACAAGTCAGTGTCTGTCTGAAATATTAGTTTGTCCTCACTTCGCTGGTGCTTTTTCtgttgcctgttgtaaaactaggcaaatatctagctgaattgatgcaccccctggaagacctctgtgtaccccaggggtacatgttTCCCTGCCTGACAACCACTGTCtcagatggtatcaaagatggtgaTAACTGTCCttctggggagaggagaagacGTTAGCTGAGATGGGCTAGCGCTGCTGTTAAAGTCCAGTCCTGTTTCCTAAAAGACAAAACGAGACAAACACCcaaagggggagagaagagaacagcaaagagagaaaatgcagcttctctctctggtgctgactctcacgtgcagcctcactgctggagaGACTCAGGCCCAGCACAAGGTCTGATCGGCCACTCTGAGACCTGACAAACTCGTACCACCATTGGGCTGGTTAGGGCATTGCATTCCTCTGCCTCCCTGGTCACAGGCTCACAGCCTTGCTGCAAAATGTACAGTCTTGGCTGGCTacccagactcttattagacagaagtcaaaaggagaaggacaggggagggaagaaataaggtggggaaggaaagggacgcCCAAGGGAGATGGAGAGATGAAGTCTCACATCCCAAATGGTGTTCAGGACTCAGCCAGAGCtggtgtcatctgggtccctctctctggtccAGTCTGGTCAGGACAGGACATCTCTCAGGGTCCAAATGATGGTCCCAGAAGATGGGTGAAGGGCAGCCAGGATGGTGAAGCTGGCTTCAGCAGGCAATTTGtctcccaaagtctctttctttaaggatgCCGAAGGGAGTAGTGGGTAGAACAGCCCCTGCCCTCCTTGTTTTGTCTACCAATTAgacctaatttctgacacaccaattttggctcCTTGACTTTTGTCCCACACGTCTCTTGTTTATCAGGCAAGGCCTTAACGCAGTCCTTGAGTTACACCAGGGGGCCTTTttatttggactaattcagtctgtctcctttTTCCACCTTTTCCCATCACGTTTCTTGTCCTAGGGGTATTGTGACATCTTAGGAACCGTTGCCCACTTTTCACAGCTGAGCTCACACTTCGGGGAAACTCGTAGGCCCAGTTAGCACAGCCGATCGCAGCAGGGAAAGTACCCAGGGCCTCTCATTTCTGGGAGCTGGGGTGAGTGGGCTCCAGTACGATGGATAACTAATAGCAGGGTGCGCTGGGAGGATGCTGTTCGCTGCCCCACACCTGGCTAGCTGGGTAACCCCACTTCTGGAGCAATGTGATCATGCTCATGGAAACATCCTTTTCTCCACCAGCTAATCCCTTCCCTGCAGTTCTCTGCTTCTTCACCGCAGTCACTTGAATGCAGGGGTGTCATTATGTGACTCTTTTCTTCCTAGAATTTTCTGAAAAATACTAATGTCCAGTACTGGATTGGACTAGTCCGGAATCAGGAATCACAGTGGCAGTGGAAGTGGGTTGATAACTCACGCTTCGAAGAGTAAGTATCATATTTATTTCTTAAGCTAGATGCTCCATGTGCTAACCAGTGGCACCATCCAAAAGAAATATGCACTTTAGTAGCTGTAGCTAAAGCCACTGACTAAAGTGCGCTGGAAGGGTTAGAAGTGGCTTCCCATAATGGAACCAATGGGCCTGCAGTTCCTCATGTGGACCCTTTGCCAGGGGGGAATATTTAAAGCAACACCATGTACTTGAAAGCTGCAAAATAACGAGTTTCAAGCAGTTTCAAGTCCTCTGAGTAAATTCTTTATCGGTAGCGCCCAAGCGTAAGTCAGGTGGTTCCTGGGAGGGCAAGGGGCAAAACCACAGAGCAAATGAGTGTAAAACACAAATCCAGATGTCAGGAACGTACTGAACAGCGCTGGCAGGGAACGTGAAGAGGAGACATTTCTTAATTGTCTCTGACCCAATGCTGGGAATCTGGCTAACAAGCCAGAGGAATTGGAAATTCTCACTGATGAGAAGAAATGAGGTATTATTGTCATCACTGAGGCCTGGCGGGATGAGTCACAGGACGGGGATGTTAAACTCACTGGTTACAGCCTCTTTAGGAAGGTTTTTGGGGGGCACTCTGCATGAAAGGCAGCATCACCTGTTTTAGAGGTGTTGCTAACTCAGAAGTGCAGGATCATGCCTATGGATGAATGTGCTAACAAAGCCCAGCGGGTGCACGGGTGGGGTCTGTTACAGACACCAAATCAAACCAGAGAACAGAATGGGATACTCACTAACCTCTTGTCTGTGACGTGGGAAGAAAACCTGTGTTATGAGGGACTTCAGTCTGGGAGAGGTGTGGGAGGTCTCACGACCTGATCACATTCAGTGTGGGCACACAGAGGACAGTCCCAACCAGTAATTTATTCgtagaccagaagggaccacgatGTTCATCTAGCCTGACATCCGTCACACACAGGCCAGAGCACTGCTCCCCAAAGATGCACTAAAACGTATCTTCTAGAAATCTATCTGACCTCGATTTAAAGACTCCAATCcatggagacaccccccccctcccatgGTGAGCTGTTctagtggttaatcaccctcacagCTAGGAAACAGCATCTTATTTCAAGGTTGAATTTGTCCAactccaacttccagccattggaccttgTTATGGCTTTGTCTGCTAGCCTGAAAAGCCCCTTGGTGTCAGCTCTCTTTTCCATGTGTCAGAACCTAGACACTGAGACGGCGTCACCTCTCAACCTTGTCTTTGGTAAGCGGATTAGATTGGGCTCCTCAAACCTCGGATCATACATCCTGTTTTCCATCCTCTGGATCATTTTTGTGACCCTCCTCTGAACATTCTCTggtatttccacatccttcttgaggTGCGGacaccaggactggacacagtattctagtatCCCCTCTGTACGCAGCATGGTCAGGCTAAGATCACTTCCTTATTTCTACTGGAAAGTCCCTTTTTTATACACCCATGGAGCACGTTAGCCCTTTCTGCCACAGCCTTGCA
It encodes:
- the LOC140911997 gene encoding B-cell differentiation antigen CD72-like, translating into MAQSVVYADLKFVKAPVGSSVCSRAREAAPADEEEAELTYANIQLAQPGEVRRGQGAEQSKEPWWSTRYLPLGLLGTCLFLLATTIGLGVRYWQVSQHLQQASRAHEAESSRLSQQVSTKGATLAQTARELEQTARELEQTARELEQARRELELMRQEENSTQEQLREREAALEGTKEELARVQEEKREIKEKLNQTESALSSIRPCEQTGCCPADWVLYRGKCLFVSKEEKTWEESKKDCKGNSARLLITKSWDSRAMPNFLKNTNVQYWIGLVRNQESQWQWKWVDNSRFEEDWSYSSYTGYMSCGAIRNGVIKRDPCYDRKPWICEKAPSKPSPDRPLPPYGSSQ